In Malassezia vespertilionis chromosome 8, complete sequence, a genomic segment contains:
- the SAC3 gene encoding actin cytoskeleton and mitosis protein (COG:D; COG:U; EggNog:ENOG503NY7Y) — translation MDEAERRARFKPREDALAVRFARLKAEHSRLRAAHIAAGTLPDPDKPGALEHASKLVGTCEEMCPEYERVERQLQKELDRLEMVPGTSDADPGAAVKIYRRPAAGRELPLPEEVRPARVLQKTLDYLFHVLLPAAPCDPTFANVQPFLWNRTRAIRQDFIVQNDTGRVAIACHERIARYHILCLHWKGGVGAEGWSEQQELEQLRKTLRSLMEYYADQHKLGRASPNEPEFRAYNLLLHARDPETLREVELLPRAVFRAEPLQLAVQLRALAQRSNILEKRGTPRNTAATLNFFTRYFDVLRGMHAWYLLACLAEHMFVSVRIGAVKALAKAYMPQHNGVPISFLTRALALDDDAACTAFLQSLGIELVETAADATAKINKASVLDEDKSFPPAFSAWVEAKRNGATCQDLIDCPVMLGAQQSAPTPSVPPHIKPATPPAIRTVHAAPVSTTPAVPPPRQHAPPRIAAQHTVPTLPVPARAPAPRPYTQTHRAPDKLRLAHTLAARLLAETLAPLVHRAANDAATHAVHQRRIAQRTQLISNTSQRLAAELFAAPVQDMAQNEARNAAATVFARRRVCRGAWAQWQATLQRARDRAAQATRLAFLREKLDVLYPSKAAPVKKQAKLQRPSEREMTHAYSTVALRRDRLWRRGTFIDALLAHLYVLALDIPPPDDASFTAALCVDDNDRGASWLVRKFALEHGAQLLTVDNARVALLANPASLQRAQLVFFACGHAVEPRLAAAQRALVHGTLPMLMLIAWTRAEVHTACKALHRASWSRIQVLLLDDAAHDADTQFSHTLDALVVHPVWCMDSAPSYDTAVRPLYDAWYTAVGTLARLASEMPNAAHAFALATALTNLFLRDVAAQLDVCAPQLSIPLHGTLYTMARAQAASTPSLALQHAALATKDANSFSLLDYMDHVLSILLVLLARDTMPQIPAADVQEMAKLGALAIAEISARAAPSVPTKRPAENTHSPPNKRTAIAPKRAAASPAHDTPLSTLRSLVASTAALLPSPP, via the exons ATGGACGAagcggagcggcgcgcgcggttCAAGCCGCGtgaggatgcgcttgcagtCCGCTTTGCACGGCTCAAGGCAGAGCATTCACGtctgcgtgcggcacatATTGCCGCAGGCACGCTGCCCGATCCCGACAAACCCGGCGCCCTCGAGCATGCTTCCAAACTCGTCGGAACGTGCGAGGAAATGTGCCCCGAGTACGAACGCGTAGAGCGCCAGCTCCAGAAAGAGCTTGATCGGCTCGAGATGGTGCCGGGAACGAGCGATGCTGACCCTGGCGCCGCGGTTAAGATCTACCGCCGCCCTGCAGCGGGCCGCGAACTGCCGCTGCCCGAAGAAGTTCGTCccgcgcgtgtgctgcaaaaaACACTCGACTATCTCTTCCATGTCTTGCTGCCAGCTGCACCATGCGACCCCACGTTTGCCAACGTGCAGCCGTTCCTCTGGAACCGCACACGCGCCATTCGACAAGACTTTATTGTCCAGAACGATACGGGGCGCGTTGCCATTGCATGCCAcgagcgcattgcacgctACCATATCCTGTGTCTGCACTGGAAAGGAGGCGTTGGCGCAGAGGGATGGAGCGAGCAGCAAGAGCTCGAacagctgcgcaagacacTGCGCAGCCTGATGGAGTACTACGCCGACCAGCACAAGCTTgggcgcgcctcgcccaaCGAGCCCGAATTCCGCGCGTACAACTTACTGCTCCACGCGCGTGATCccgagacgctgcgtgaagtcgagctgctgccgcgcgccgtgttcCGCGCAGAGCCTTtgcagctcgccgtgcaGCTCCGCGCATTGGCCCAGCGCTCCAACATCCTCGagaagcgcggcacgccgcgaaATACAGCAGCGACACTCAACTTTTTCACACGCTACTTTGACGTGCTGCGGGGAATGCATGCTTGGTATCTgcttgcgtgccttgccgagcacatGTTTGTCAGTGTAcgcatcggcgccgtcAAAGCACTTGCCAAGGCGTACATGCCGCAACACAATGGCGTTCCCATTTCTTTTCTTACTAGGGCGCTAGCActggacgacgatgcagcgtGCACTGCATTCCTGCAGTCGTTGGGCATCGAGCTTGTGGAGACCGCTGCCGACGCTACGGCCAAGATCAACAAGGCCAgcgtgctcgacgaggacaAATCTTTTCCTCCGGCATTCAGCGCGTGGGTCGAAGCGAAGCGCAACGGCGCAACATGCCAGGACTTGATCGATTGTCCGGTCATGCTCGGAGCGCAAcagagcgcgccgacacCGAGCGTACCGCCGCACATAAAGCCTGCAACACCGCCGGCGATTCGCactgtgcacgctgcaccTGTATCAACAACACCCGCCgtaccgccgccgcggcaaCACGCTCCTccgcgcattgctgcacagcacacCGTGCCAACACTGCCCGTGCCAGCGAGGgcaccagcaccgcgcccTTATACCCaaacgcaccgcgcgccggacAAGCTTCGCCTCGCACacacgcttgcggcgcgtcttcTCGCCGAaacgcttgcgccgctggtgcaccgcgccgcaaatGACGCTGCAACGCACGCGGTgcaccagcggcgcattgcgcagcgcacacagcTAATTTCCAATACAAGCCAACGCCTCGCAGCGGAACTCTTTGCGGCGCCTGTGCAAGACATGGCGCAAAacgaagcgcgcaatgccgctGCCActgtctttgcgcgccgccgcgtgtgCCGCGGTGCATGGGCACAGTGGCAAGCCACGCTCCAACGTGCGCGCGAccgagcggcacaagccACGCGGCTTGCATTTCTCCGCGAAAAGCTCGACGTGCTGTACCCAAGCAAAGCCGCGCCTGTGAAAAAGCaggccaagctgcagcgcccgtCGGAGCGCGAAATGACGCATGCATACTCCACTGTagccttgcgccgcgatcggctctggcggcgcggcacatttATCGATGCCTTGCTCGCACATCTGTATGTacttgcgctcgacatTCCGCCCCCCGACGATGCGTCTTTTACTGCAGCGCTCTGCGTCGACGACAATgaccgcggcgcttcgtGGCTCGTACGTAAATTTGCGCTTGAGCACGGTGCACAGCTGCTTACTGTCGACAACGCACGCGTTGCACTCCTCGCGAACCCTGcctcgctgcagcgcgcgcagcttgtgtTTTTTGCGTGCGGCCACGCAGTCGAGCCACGGctcgcagcggcgcagcgcgcgctggtccACGGCACGCTCCCGATGCTCATGCTCATTGCGTGGACGCGTGCAGAAGTACACACTGCATGCAAGGCGCTCCATCGCGCATCTTGGTCGCGCATTCAGGTGCTCCTGCTCGacgacgcagcgcacgatgcagaTACCCAATTTTCCCACAcactcgacgcgctcgtcgtgcaTCCAGTGTGGTGCATGGATTCTGCGCCGAGCTACGACACGGCTGTGCGGCCGCTATACGATGCTTGGTACACAGCCGTCGGCACACTCGCACGGCTCGCTTCGGAAATGCCAAACGCCGCACACGCATTTGCCCTCGCGACCGCGCTCACAAACTTGTTTCTGCGCGACGTTGCGGCACAGCTTGACGTATGCGCGCCCCAGCTCTCCATACCTCTCCACGGCACCTTGTATACtatggcgcgcgcacaagccgcgtcgacgccgagtttggcgttgcagcacgccgcgctcgcaaCCAAGGACGCAAACT CCTTCTCGCTGCTGGACTATATGGACCACGTTCTATCTATCCTGCTGGTACTACTCGCACGCGATACCATGCCACAGATACCCGCGGCAGACGTGCAGGAAATGgccaagctcggcgcgctggccatCGCCGAAatcagcgcgcgcgccgcgccgagcgtgccgaCAAAGCGCCCTGCGGAAAACACGCACTCGCCACCCAACAAGCGCACTGCGATAGCTccgaagcgcgccgcggcgtctcctgcgcacgacacgccgctcagcacgctgcgctcccTCGTCGCATCCACCGCAGCGCTCCTCCCTAGCCCTCCGTAG
- a CDS encoding uncharacterized protein (COG:S; EggNog:ENOG503P2IN): MSYAAAAFDRGAFFTSSSFTQHALQWLWSYTLELPPVLFGYAPGTLADQCGRVPGRERGVYTHAVQRNVTAPISLGSRHTVTAFRAPAALVRRATSSAQAGMRLACKTHAPLEAALAALPPPQRTRDMREIAQRTATLHAILDALADADAVHILRSVRKILDTTIAFTPTRETASALQNIRLTLGHRIQRRLNACRDTSAAWQAAQVETLLLQERVAPAMDLFGALLAEHEALLVHTRTRADAGHMQRQRSDPVLTNVYKAQRAVLLHRVEQVQLALALAKAPRTTELGAPAAHFFAWAVRHPLVFALVQPAFPKVCQAMYTLLAALPDPVDKVRDLLKHEQRTRVATRAISLLAIAHANRGTPELGARIAIEAADQGMLLPEPILRKILRVLIQTQRRRVVIAPLIAQLDARKSLSRSTLTILVQYHAEMGDSDAMHARLAALSLSGEQPFARRAQLILASSHGMADAVRSMYEAEFGDMHAMLHGTRNANATHHHGTPPSFFVYYYLRAFAKRDNEARARAVFDAYAQHAVPTPRMYGIMLGLASRMGRAEEAMRLVAEMETRNVPVTSETLVHLVHALGRARVPERAATLMQHYPNPSRRVYNALMNAYVEAGGWSEALGILRWMQSQPEASLQPDAASYTTIIKAHVLRGTPIAHVLDRLLWMRSQGMLPDERTYALVLASACDSGQRRLAESIFQLVDEALQASHGGATVYHYTVLIHALLRAGDTASARGYVEQMRARGIAPSRVTYSVLIKSYANSDEDSAALATDLALLRTLEAETNADAPPSRVPALEQGYVYEDLLVPLIDAHARRAELHKADELFARLLATGAPVSTRAMTAMLNAHRRAADVDGVLRIWEQVYAHALQRCEATPSFDAQCVPGLYQRNMLCMPLSIVIDALSRAGQHKRVAAIWVCMKRDGFAFDAHNWNHLAAALARADRLREAMQLIERVLPHKAPSARAEIHAEAIGYAFANDPLFHAPLPSADGAWEPQTSAPFRPPTRRSQPRSDDVEGDMRLFFEGAPAQDVPSCDDSVLLRPSETWHVSFDTLSAMHAAVERHRKVSRARKRPKFAPPREMGAEALASDAPHAHESITELFHLFPTAAQRLAEYEQRVEADSL; the protein is encoded by the coding sequence ATGAGCTatgccgctgcggcgttTGATCGCGGGGCATTTTTCACTTCGTCATCGTTTACACAGCATGCGCTTCAGTGGCTCTGGTCGTATACATTAGAGCTGCCACCGGTTTTGTTCGGATATGCGCCGGGCACGCTTGCCGATCAGTGTGGCCGCGTTCCTGGACgggagcgcggcgtgtatACCCATGCGGTGCAACGCAATGTAACTGCGCCGATATCGCTTGGATCGCGCCACACCGTCACtgcatttcgcgcgcctgccgcgttagtgcgccgcgcaacgagcagcgcacaggcaGGGATGCGCCTTGCTTGCAAAACACACGCCCCTCTtgaagcggcgcttgctgcactTCCGCCGCCCCAACGGACGCGGGATATGCGCGAgattgcacagcgcacagcgacgctgcacgctattctcgacgcactcgccgacgccgacgcggTTCATATCCtgcggagcgtgcgcaaaatTCTCGATACCACCATCGCCTTTACGCCAACGCGCGAAACGGCCAGCGCACTGCAAAATATTCGCCTGACTCTGGGCCACCGCATACAGCGCCGGCTTAATGCGTGCCGCGATacgagcgccgcatggcAAGCCGCCCAAGTCGAGACGCTGCTTTTGCAAGAGCGTGTAGCGCCTGCGATGGACTTGTTTGGCGCGTTGCTAGCCGAGcacgaagcgctgcttgtgcacacacgcacacgcgcggatGCGGGACAtatgcagcgccagcgaTCCGATCCAGTGCTCACGAATGTATAcaaggcacagcgcgccgtgcttttgcatcgcgtcgagcaagtccagctggcgcttgcgctggccaaggcgcCACGAACGAcagagctcggcgcgcccgcCGCCCACTTTTTTGCATGGGCCGTCAGGCACCCCCTCGTATTCGCCCTCGTGCAGCCCGCCTTTCCCAAGGTGTGCCAAGCGATGTATAcgctccttgccgcgcttcccGACCCCGTGGACAAAGTGCGGGACCTGCTCAagcacgagcagcgcacgcgtgtGGCTACACGCGCCATCTCGCTGCTCGCCATCGCGCATGCGAACCGCGGCACGcccgagctcggcgcgcggatTGCCATTGAAGCGGCCGACCAAGGCATGCTCTTACCCGAGCCGATCCTGCGCAAAATCTTGCGCGTGCTGATCCagacgcagcggcgccgtgtCGTGATTGCGCCGCTAATTGCGCAGTTGGATGCGAGGAAATCActctcgcgctcgacgctcACCATCCTTGTGCAGTACCACGCCGAGATGGGCGATAGCGATGCCATGCACGCAAGGCTCGCCGCACTCTCCCTCTCTGGCGAGCAgccttttgcgcggcgcgcgcagctcatCCTCGCATCCTCGCACGGCATGGCCGATGCCGTGCGCTCCATGTACGAGGCCGAGTTTGGCGACATGCACGCGATGCTTCACGGCACGCGCAACGCCAATGCAACACACCACCACGGCACTCCGCCCTCGTTCTTTGTCTACTACTACctgcgcgcttttgccaagcgcgacaatgaggcgcgcgcgcgcgccgtcttTGACGCgtacgcacagcacgcAGTTCCTACTCCGCGCATGTACGGCATCATGCTTGGccttgcgtcgcgcatgggccgcgccgaggaagcgatgcgcctCGTTGCCGAGATGGAGACGCGCAATGTGCCGGTCACGAGCGAGACGCTCGTGCACCTTGTCCATGCGctgggccgcgcgcgcgttccGGAAAGAGCAGCGACCCTGATGCAGCACTACCCCAACccctcgcgccgcgtgtACAATGCACTGATGAATGCCTACGTCGAGGCGGGCGGCTGGAgcgaggcgcttggcatcttgcgctggatgcaGTCGCAGCCAGAGGCCTCGCTTCAGCCCGACGCGGCGTCGTACACCACCATTATAAAAGCGCAcgttttgcgcggcacgcccaTTGCCCACGTCCTCGATCGCCTCTTGTGGATGCGCTCCCAAGGCATGCTGCCCGATGAGCGCACCTATGCCTTGGTGCTCGCGAGTGCGTGCGACAGCGGCCAGCGCAGGCTAGCCGAGTCTATTTTCCAGCTCGTCGACGAGGCACTGCAGGCgtcgcacggcggcgccaCCGTGTACCACTATACCGTGCTGATCCATGCCCTGTTGCGCGCGGGCGATACGGCATCCGCGCGTGGGTACGTCGagcagatgcgcgcgcggggaattgcgccgagccgcgTTACCTACAGCGTGCTCATCAAGTCGTACGCCaacagcgacgaggacagcgccgcgcttgcgacCGACCTTGCTCTCCTGCGCACCCTCGAAGCCGAGACCAacgccgacgcgccgccgagccGCGTacctgcgctcgagcagggGTACGTGTACGAGGACCTGCTTGTGCCCCTCATcgacgcacacgcgcgccgcgccgagctgcacaaggccgacgagctctttgcgcgcctcctcGCCACCGGCGCGCCGGTGTCTACGCGCGCCATGACGGCCATGCTGAATGcccaccgccgcgccgctgacgTGGacggcgtgctgcgcatctgGGAGCAGGTGTATGCACACGCACTGCAGCGGTGCGAAGCGACCCCCTCGTTCGacgcgcagtgcgtgcCGGGACTGTACCAGCGCAACATGCTGTGCATGCCGCTGAGCATTGTCATCGACGCCCTCTCGCGTGCCGGAcagcacaagcgcgtcgctgcgatTTGGGTGTGCATGAAGCGCGATGGGTTCGCTTTCGACGCGCACAATTGGAACCATCTCGCGGCAGccctcgcgcgcgccgaccgcttgcgcgaagcgatgcagcttatcgagcgcgtcctgccgcacaaggcgccctctgcacgcgccgaaaTTCACGCAGAGGCGATTGGCTATGCATTTGCCAACGATCCGCTtttccatgcgccgctgccgagtGCAGACGGCGCGTGGGAGCCACAgaccagcgcgccgtttcGCCCGCCCACCCGGCGCAGTCAGCCGCGGAGCGACGACGTGGAGGGGGACAtgcgcctctttttcgagggtgcgccagcgcaggATGTGCCTTCGTGCGACGACAGTGTGCTCCTGCGCCCGTCCGAGACCTGGCACGTCTCCTTTGACACACTCTCGGccatgcacgccgcggtAGAGCGGCACAGAAAAGTatctcgcgcgcgcaaacgccccaagtttgcgccgccacgcgaGATgggcgccgaggcgcttgctTCGGACGCTCCGCACGCACACGAGTCCATCACCGAGCTCTTCCATCTCTTTCccaccgcggcgcagcgcctcgccgagtacgagcagcgcgtcgaggcgGATTCGCTGTAG
- the GEF1 gene encoding glycerol ethanol, ferric requiring protein (COG:P; EggNog:ENOG503NU7S; TransMembrane:11 (i105-128o220-241i297-316o328-349i361-382o402-424i436-455o492-512i519-538o550-569i581-600o)), producing MAQAQGPHADPLHDAPLEETKHYEKFNTIDWVVDGRRERVKVMFQEEQVQRLAERMQEQGSVVWRTLDMVAARLPLSTYVRHVMQLLGAWTSSLLRKMHKALHAAAENALVILVGLLIGINMAIISVVTEWASDLRRGYCSSAWWLNQKFCCWAQLDPAGPGGSQVPKHVAAAAQAASGGAMHTVVDLASRMLIREANATTAAAPEVSCTEWVVWSHWSLLYWAVYVSSAGLFVGVSAYFVKHYASYAAGSGISEIKCVLSGFNIRGFLSLGTLVIKSLGLPLVIASGLSVGKEGPAVHMACCIGNVVATLLHRLVPSESKTRELLTAASAAGVAVAFGSPIGGVLFALEEMTSHFPASTMWRSFLCALASTVALSFMNPYRTGKLVLFQVEYNHEWHYFELVFHVVIGIAGGLYGEYVVRYYLQVQRFRRKRLSEFVVIEAVVLATLTALVSYWNRFLFLDMSESLAILFQQCEGASETDVLCQKKHEWPMAFSLLVATLVRFVFVALSYGCKVPAGIFVPSMAIGATFGRMVGILVKALQTAHPTWNIFSACPAEGACITPGTYAMLGAAAAMAGVTRITVAVVVIMFELTGALTYVLPTMLVVGTAKLVADLHGHGGVSDRSIKFNGYPYLEKDEQVFGIDVGAIMTRKPAMLYANGMNLDALYARLAHGSYKGFPVVRSAEDPTLVGYASRRDVRYTLQNLRHTQAMQHSTQCLFTPHGAEAFALNSAVIQDDAVRTSAAPYDVWNRFWQQQQQQPTEEEFEMPPAMTDTVRTVDLGVCVDPTPLIVQAELDLEVVADMFKSMGPRVILVVERGGLRGMVTIKDLLRHVASKEHAELRARDLALPTQGSDDEGVASVDFGIGTGNVEVALDCAWVWLLRQCSALQLPAWLHRNTARQPDHAPLEPIYEAEEFHGPDTP from the exons ATGGCGCAAGCTCAGGGGCCGCACGCCGACCCCctgcacgatgcgccgctcgaggagACGAAGCACTATGAAAAG TTCAATACGATTGACTGGGTCGTCGATGGGCGCCGTGAGCGCGTAAAAGTCATGTTCCAGGAGGAGCAAGTCCAGCGCCTTGCAGAGCGCATGCAGGAGCAGGGCTCTGTCGTGTGGCGCACGCTTGATATggttgctgcgcgccttcCGCTCAGTACGTATGTGCGGCACGTAATGCAGCTACTAGGTGCGTGGACCAGCtcgctcttgcgcaagatgcacaaagcgctgcacgccgccgcggaaaATGCGCTTGTGATTCTCGTGGGCCTGCTGATTGGGATCAACATGGCGATCATTAGCGTGGTGACCGAGTGGGCTTCAGATCTGCGGCGTGGGTACTGCTCGTCAGCTTGGTGGCTCAACCAAAAGTTTTGCTGCTGGGCGCAGCTTGATCCCGCAGGTCCGGGCGGCTCGCAGGTCCCGAAGCATGTggctgccgcggcgcaggcagcgAGCGGCGGGGCGATGCACACTGTTGTAGATTTGGCTTCGCGGATGTTGATCCGCGAAGCGAATGCCACCACCGCAGCCGCGCCGGAAGTGTCGTGTACGGAATGGGTCGTTTGGTCGCACTGGTCGCTGTTGTATTGGGCCGTGTACGTATCGAGTGCTGGCCTATTTGTCGGCGTTTCCGCCTACTTTGTCAAGCACTATGCATCCTATGCGGCTGGGAGCGGGATCAGCGAAATCAAATGCGTTCTCTCTGGCTTCAACATCCGCGGCTTTCTCTCCCTTGGCACGCTCGTGATCAAGAGTCTCGGGCTGCCGCTTGTGATTGCGTCTGGGCTGAGCGTTGGCAAGGAAGGACCGGCTGTGCACATGGCATGCTGTATCGGGAACGTGGTCGCGACCTTGTTGCATCGACTTGTCCCTAGCGAATCAAAAACCCGCGAGCTGCTCACCGCCGCAAGTGCCGCTGGCGTCGCTGTTGCGTTTGGCTCGCCCATTGGCGGCGTGCTTTTTGCCCTCGAGGAGATGACCAGCCATTTTCCAGCGTCGACCATGTGGCGCTCGTTTCTATGTGCGCTCGCCAGCACGGTGGCCTTGTCATTTATGAATCCGTACCGCACGGGCAAGCTCGTCCTCTTCCAGGTCGAGTACAACCACGAGTGGCATTACTTTGAGCTTGTATTTCACGTGGTGATCGGGATTGCCGGTGGGCTGTACGGTGAGTATGTGGTGCGCTACTACCTCCAAGTGCAGCGCTTTCGGCGCAAGCGTCTAAGCGAATTCGTGGTGATAGAGGCGGTCGTCCTTGCGACGCTTACCGCCCTCGTCTCCTACTGGAATCGGTTTCTCTTCCTGGACATGAGCGAGTCGCTCGCGATTCTTTTTCAGCAGTGCGAAGGCGCGAGCGAGACGGATGTACTGTGCCAGAAGAAGCACGAGTGGCCCATGGCTTTTTCGCTCCTGGTCGCGACGCTGGTGCGCTTTGTTTTCGTCGCTCTTTCCTATGGATGCAAAGTGCCTGCAGGGATTTTCGTGCCGTCCATGGCAATCGGCGCCACGTTTGGACGCATGGTGGGCATACTTGTCAAGGCGCTCCAAACAGCGCATCCAACGTGGAACATCTTTTCTGCGTGCCCTGCCGAGGGTGCTTGCATCACGCCAGGCACATATGCCATGCTtggtgccgctgctgcaatGGCAGGCGTCACAAGAATCACCGTGGCGGTGGTGGTCATCATGTTCGAGCTCACCGGCGCGCTCACCTACGTCCTCCCTACTATGCTCGTTGTCGGTACGGCCAAGTTGGTTGCGGACTTGCACGGGCACGGCGGCGTCTCAGACCGCTCGATCAAGTTCAACGGGTACCCTTACCTCGAAAAAGACGAGCAGGTATTTGGGATCGACGTAGGCGCAATCATGACGCGCAAACCGGCAATGCTCTATGCCAATGGGATGAatctcgacgcgctctACGCACGTCTTGCACACGGCTCCTACAAAGGATTCCCtgtggtgcgcagcgcagaagATCCGACCCTGGTTGGGTACGCTTCGCGACGCGATGTACGGTACACGCTGCAGAATTTACGGCACACACAGGCGATGCAGCACAGTACGCAGTGCCTCTTCACGCCGCACGGTGCCGAAGCATTTGCACTGAACAGCGCTGTAATTCAGGACGACGCTGTTCGAACGAgtgccgcgccgtacgACGTCTGGAATCGGTTCtggcagcagcagcagcagcagcctACAGAGGAGGAGTTTGAAATGCCGCCAGCGATGACGGACACGGTGCGAACCGTCGACTTGGGCGTTTGCGTCGATCCC ACACCATTGATTGTCCAGGCGGAGCTCGATCTCGAGGTGGTGGCAG ATATGTTCAAAAGTATGGGGCCGCGTGTGATTCTTGTTGTGGAGCGGGGAGGCCTGCGTGGTATGGTGACAATCAAGGATCTCCTGCGGCATGTCGCTTCCAAAGAGCATGCAGAACTTCGCGCGCGTGATCTTGCACTGCCGACACAGGGTTCAGACGACGAAGGTGTGGCATCTGTCGATTTTGGGATCGGTACGGGAAATGTCGAGGTTGCGCTCGACTGTGCATGGGTGTGGCTCCTTAGGCAGTGCAGCGCTCTCCAGCTTCCCGCTTGGCTGCACCGCAATACCGCACGGCAGCCTGATCATGCCCCGCTCGAGCCCATTTATGAGGCCGAGGAGTTTCACGGGCCGGACACGCCGTAG
- a CDS encoding uncharacterized protein (EggNog:ENOG503NZ2G; COG:N), whose translation MPDAAALWANLLESARAQDAAPRTVVVLGEPGTGKSTLLHGLCGAESNASVLSYVHTSLDKEQLHNVGIYTLHSSDDAVLSTLPYAFPPVERGDAPSASLERMRNAVFLLVLDTSAPWSVLAQLKVWLASIRSLVDTAHADDAPSVRADMRTQLSSSFAQAPLTDGMLTTNLGVRLVLVLTKTDAAAALVKENRVREEQLEYMVQVLRTVALAYGAGVLGTSQAHPASMDTLRSYLDHLLFSVALPWDEHASSADLAGLCIPAGWDSWSKIQVLDESFQCDAYAHAWAEAMEGRGTLLDAHADKMPPPPTSAAHMHSEVPMPDTQAFLAQLRAQQSSSEAAASLQSTLDMPAVGAAIAAQQDMRLETPRKPRRSMHNDVLHAARDTPNATTPKQTEVLHSFFQSRTSQ comes from the exons ATGcccgacgctgcggcgctgtgggCGAATTTGCTGGagagcgcgcgtgcgcaggatgcggcgccgcgcacagtGGTTGTGCTGG GCGAGCCTGGCACGGGCAAATCGACGCTCCTGCACGGCCTGTGTGGTGCGGAGTCAAACGCAAGTGTACTTTCCTACGTGCATACGTCGCTGGACAAGGAGCAACTGCACAATGTAGGCATCTATACATTGCACTCGTCAGACGACGCGGTGCTGTCTACGCTGCCGTATGCATTTCCTCCGGTAGAACGTGGTGACGCACCGTCTGCGTCGttggagcgcatgcgcaatgCCGTGTTTCTCCTCGTGCTGGAcacgagcgcgccgtggtcCGTGCTGGCGCAACTCAAGGTATGGCTTGCTAGCATTCGCAGTTTGGTCGACACAGCGCAtgcagacgatgcgccTAGCGTGCGTGCAGACATGCGCACCCAGT TATCCTCTTCCTTCGCGCAAGCACCACTCACCGACGGCATGCTCACTACAAACCTAGGCGTCCGCCTAGTGCTGGTGCTGACCAAAACCGATGCGGCAGCCGCGCTCGTCAAGGAGAatcgcgtgcgcgaggagcagctTGAATACATGGTGCAGGTTCTACGTACGGTGGCGCTTGCATACGGCGCGGGCGTCCTTGGTACATCACAGGCACACCCCGCATCGATGgatacgctgcgcagctaTCTTGATCACCTTCTCTTTTCTGTAGCACTGCCGTGGGACGAgcacgcatcgagcgcggaTCTAGCGGGTTTGTGCATCCCTGCAGGCTGGGATTCCTGGAGCAAGATCCAGGTGCTGGACGAGTCATTCCAGTGCGACGCATATGCGCACGCGTGGGCAGAAGCGATGGAGggccgcggcacgctcctggatgcgcacgcagacAAGATGCCTCCGCCGCCGACATCGGCCGCGCATATGCACAGCGAAGTGCCCATGCCGGATACACAAGCgtttctcgcgcagctccgcgcgcagcagtcGTCTAGCGaggcggcagcgtcgctgcagtCGACGCTGGACATGCCCGCAgtcggcgccgcgatcGCGGCACAGCAGGACATGCGCCTCGAGACGCCACGCAAGCCACGCCGGAGCATGCACAACGATGTgttgcacgcagcgcgcgatacgCCCAATGCGACGACGCCAAAACAAACCGAGGTTCTCCACAGTTTCTTCCAGAGCCGTACGTCCCAGTGA